A single genomic interval of Bacillota bacterium harbors:
- a CDS encoding PDZ domain-containing protein: protein MESRTTVWLTAIGVWLCLMVSRGTVAQETTIPHPGMLRYPDVSATHIVFVYANDLWLVPKSGGLAVPLANPPGQESFPRFSPDGKTVAFVGNYDGNRDIYTVPVEGGIPYRVTHHPSFEWLSEWTPDGNRLIFSASNLSGFGPGMKMYTTSVKGGLPEKLPIPYGVNGSLSSDGVWLAYTPHSTDNATWKRYRGGMATDIWLFNLRTKQSRRITDWEGTDTLPMWHGEKVYYLSDAGPEHRLNIWVYDTRTGKREQITRFKDFDVKWPSIGPGDRGEGEIVFQQGSHLYLLNLATRKAQPVQVQIPGARPTLRPRAVDASRFIFGWGISPTGKRAVVEARGDIWTLPAKNGSPRNLTRTSGVAERDPAWSPDGQWIAYFSDATGEYELYIMQSDGKGEPKRLTTDGACFRYNPVWSPNSKFIAFSDKTGALYIYGMDSGRVRLVDKDPWAVAPSPSWSSDSQWIAYAKTGERSRSSEIWLYNVDTEQKVQVTSGMFNDSSPVFDRKGDYLYFVSHRHFRPFYEDLGTTWIYAGTQVLLAVPLRADMTSPFLPKTDEEKWGEKGKEQPKEGQPEKREEKPAAPAQPTDEVSGEWSGTVSGSMIPGGSLSIRAKLQLQPNNTVTGTVESPMGSASVNGTYNPNTKELALVVTLPDGTVLNLNAKITGNTLEGTVTAPTGEKLQLRAEKVGGAPAAPAQPAKPEGAPPAKPDGKVHIDVAGFEARAIQLPVKPGRFGRLAVNDRGQLIFVRMPVAGSEEPPAIKLFDLNDEKREEKVVASGASSFDISADGKKLLVIRGNAASIQDAAPGASGDAVVTSGMNVMIDPRAEWKQIFTDAWRIQRDFFYDPNMHGVNWKAMRDHYMPMLEDCVSREDVSFVIGEMIAELNVGHAYYMGGDTEQAPSVSVGLLGCDFELHRGAYRISKIYQGAPWDSDARAPLSEPGVKVKEGDYLLAVNGVPIDTSKDPWAAFQGMADRVVNITVNDQPVIDSNAREVAVRLLSSDSNLRYRAWVESKRAYVEQKTDGRVGYIYVPNTGTDGQNELVRQFFGQIGKDALIIDERWNGGGQIPTRFIELLNRPLTNYWARRDGNDWPWPPDAHFGPKCMLINGLAGSGGDAFPYYFRQAKLGKLIGTRTWGGLIGISGNPRLIDGGYTSAPTFAFYEKDGTWGIEGHGVEPDIEVIDDPALMVNGEDPQLDAAIQLMLDELKRNPYIPPKRPPYPDRRGMGIRAEDK, encoded by the coding sequence ATGGAAAGCAGAACCACTGTATGGCTGACGGCGATTGGGGTGTGGTTGTGCCTGATGGTGAGCCGGGGAACCGTTGCACAGGAGACCACTATTCCCCACCCTGGTATGCTGCGCTACCCCGATGTGAGCGCAACGCACATTGTCTTCGTCTACGCCAACGACCTGTGGCTGGTGCCGAAGTCGGGCGGACTGGCTGTGCCTCTGGCAAATCCGCCGGGGCAGGAATCCTTCCCACGCTTCAGCCCGGACGGCAAAACCGTTGCTTTCGTGGGCAACTACGACGGCAACCGCGACATCTACACGGTGCCGGTAGAGGGAGGCATTCCCTATCGGGTAACCCATCACCCGTCCTTCGAGTGGCTGAGCGAGTGGACGCCCGACGGCAACAGATTGATTTTCTCGGCATCCAACCTGAGCGGTTTCGGACCGGGTATGAAGATGTATACCACCTCCGTGAAAGGTGGTCTGCCCGAGAAACTGCCGATTCCCTATGGGGTGAACGGTAGCCTGAGCAGCGACGGGGTATGGCTTGCTTATACTCCGCATTCCACTGACAACGCGACGTGGAAGCGCTATCGCGGCGGTATGGCAACCGATATCTGGCTGTTCAACCTGCGCACCAAACAGTCCAGACGCATCACCGACTGGGAGGGTACCGATACCCTGCCCATGTGGCATGGCGAAAAGGTGTACTACCTGTCCGACGCCGGACCGGAACACCGCCTGAACATCTGGGTATACGACACCCGCACCGGCAAGCGCGAACAGATTACCCGCTTTAAAGATTTCGATGTGAAGTGGCCTTCTATCGGACCGGGAGACAGAGGCGAGGGCGAAATCGTCTTCCAGCAGGGTTCCCACCTGTATCTGCTGAACCTTGCCACGCGCAAGGCGCAACCGGTTCAGGTGCAGATTCCGGGCGCCCGCCCCACGCTGCGCCCTCGGGCGGTGGACGCCAGCCGCTTCATCTTCGGCTGGGGCATCTCACCAACCGGCAAGCGTGCGGTGGTGGAGGCGCGCGGCGACATCTGGACACTTCCCGCCAAAAACGGCTCTCCACGCAATCTCACCCGCACCAGTGGCGTGGCAGAACGCGACCCCGCCTGGAGCCCGGACGGACAGTGGATTGCCTACTTCTCCGATGCCACCGGCGAATACGAGCTGTATATCATGCAGTCCGACGGCAAAGGCGAGCCCAAACGGCTAACTACCGACGGCGCGTGCTTCCGCTACAACCCCGTCTGGTCACCCAATTCGAAGTTCATCGCCTTCTCCGACAAGACGGGCGCGCTGTACATCTACGGTATGGATAGCGGTCGGGTGAGGCTGGTAGACAAAGACCCGTGGGCGGTAGCCCCGTCGCCCAGCTGGTCATCTGACAGTCAATGGATAGCCTACGCCAAAACCGGAGAGCGCAGCCGCAGTTCCGAGATATGGCTGTACAACGTGGATACCGAGCAAAAGGTGCAGGTCACCAGCGGTATGTTCAATGACAGCTCGCCCGTGTTTGACCGCAAGGGCGACTACCTGTACTTCGTAAGCCATCGCCACTTCCGCCCGTTCTACGAGGACCTGGGCACCACGTGGATATACGCGGGCACGCAGGTTCTGCTGGCGGTGCCTCTGCGGGCAGACATGACCTCACCTTTCCTGCCCAAAACCGATGAGGAGAAATGGGGTGAGAAAGGCAAAGAACAGCCGAAAGAGGGGCAACCCGAAAAGCGCGAGGAGAAACCCGCTGCTCCCGCCCAGCCGACAGACGAGGTGAGCGGCGAATGGAGCGGAACGGTATCGGGAAGCATGATACCGGGCGGTAGCCTCAGCATCAGAGCGAAGCTTCAGCTGCAACCCAATAACACGGTGACCGGCACGGTGGAAAGCCCGATGGGCAGCGCATCGGTGAACGGAACCTATAACCCGAACACAAAGGAACTGGCGCTGGTCGTCACCCTGCCCGATGGCACCGTACTGAACCTGAACGCAAAGATTACGGGTAACACCCTGGAAGGCACGGTGACCGCCCCCACCGGGGAGAAACTGCAGCTGAGGGCGGAGAAGGTTGGAGGAGCGCCTGCAGCACCCGCCCAGCCTGCAAAGCCAGAGGGCGCACCGCCTGCCAAACCCGATGGGAAGGTGCACATCGACGTTGCGGGCTTCGAGGCGCGTGCCATCCAGCTGCCGGTCAAACCCGGGCGATTCGGCAGGCTGGCGGTGAACGACCGCGGGCAGCTGATTTTCGTGCGGATGCCCGTCGCCGGCAGCGAAGAACCGCCCGCCATCAAGCTGTTCGACCTCAACGATGAGAAGCGGGAAGAGAAGGTCGTCGCCAGCGGGGCGAGTTCCTTCGATATCTCCGCCGATGGTAAGAAGCTGCTGGTGATTCGCGGCAACGCGGCGAGTATTCAGGATGCTGCACCCGGAGCATCTGGCGACGCTGTGGTCACCAGTGGGATGAACGTGATGATCGACCCTCGCGCCGAGTGGAAGCAGATATTTACCGACGCCTGGCGCATCCAGCGCGACTTCTTCTACGACCCCAACATGCACGGCGTGAACTGGAAAGCCATGCGCGACCACTATATGCCGATGCTGGAAGACTGCGTCAGCCGCGAGGACGTGAGCTTCGTCATCGGCGAGATGATTGCCGAGTTGAATGTCGGTCATGCCTACTACATGGGCGGCGACACCGAGCAGGCTCCCTCGGTATCGGTTGGTTTGCTGGGGTGCGATTTCGAGCTGCATCGTGGCGCATACCGCATCAGCAAAATCTATCAGGGTGCGCCGTGGGATTCGGATGCACGCGCACCCCTGAGCGAGCCGGGCGTGAAAGTGAAAGAGGGCGACTACCTGCTGGCGGTCAACGGTGTGCCGATAGACACCAGCAAAGACCCCTGGGCGGCTTTTCAGGGGATGGCAGACCGTGTGGTCAACATCACCGTGAACGACCAGCCGGTGATAGATTCGAACGCCCGAGAGGTAGCAGTGCGCCTGCTGAGCAGCGACAGCAACCTGCGCTACCGCGCGTGGGTGGAAAGCAAGCGCGCCTACGTGGAACAAAAGACGGACGGGCGGGTGGGCTATATCTACGTACCCAACACCGGAACCGACGGACAAAACGAGCTGGTGCGCCAATTCTTCGGGCAAATCGGTAAGGACGCGCTCATTATCGACGAGCGGTGGAACGGCGGTGGTCAGATACCCACTCGCTTCATCGAACTGCTGAACCGTCCGTTGACCAACTACTGGGCGCGTCGCGACGGAAACGACTGGCCCTGGCCACCCGATGCGCACTTCGGTCCCAAGTGCATGCTGATTAACGGTCTGGCAGGCTCGGGCGGCGATGCCTTCCCCTACTACTTCCGACAGGCTAAGTTGGGCAAGCTCATCGGCACGCGCACGTGGGGAGGGCTGATAGGCATCTCCGGCAACCCACGCCTGATTGACGGCGGATATACTTCCGCCCCCACCTTCGCGTTCTATGAGAAGGACGGCACCTGGGGTATCGAAGGGCATGGGGTAGAACCCGATATCGAGGTCATCGATGACCCTGCGCTGATGGTGAACGGCGAGGACCCCCAGCTGGATGCCGCCATCCAGCTGATGCTGGATGAACTGAAGCGCAACCCATATATTCCGCCCAAACGCCCGCCCTACCCTGACCGCAGGGGAATGGGTATCCGCGCGGAGGACAAATAA